The sequence CTCCTGCGCCCGCCTGCCCCCATGCCCTTCCGCGCCCTATTCCTTCTCGCCCTCATGACCACCCTGACCCACTGTGCACCGCCCGAAGTCGCCGAGCCGGCAATTGAAACGGGCGAGCAGCCACAGGCCCTCACCCCCGGCGGGAGCCTGCGGTTCATGACCTACAACATCAAGCACGGGGAGCTCAGCAGCCTGGAGACCGTCGCGAACGTCATCAAGGCGCAGGCGCCCGACCTGGTGGCGCTCCAGGAGGTGGATGTCCTCACCGTGCGCTCCAACAAGGTGGATCAGGCGGCCCGGCTGGGTCAGCTCACGGGCATGTTCTATTCCTTCATTCCCTCGCTGACCAACTATGACTCGGGCCAGTACGGGCTCGCGCTCCTGTCGCGCTACCCCATCCGCTCCGCCCAGCGCGTTCCGCTGCGCTCCGCCGCCGAGCAGCGGGTGCTCGCCCTCTTCGAGGTGGAGCTGGAGCCCTCCCGCCTCATCCCCGTGGCCGTCACCCACTTCGGCACCACCGGTGCCTCGGAGCGCGTCCAGCAGGCCGAGGACATCAAGGCCGCCCTCGCCGGAAAGCCCTGGGCGCTGCTCGGCGGAGACCTCAACGCCAGCCCCTCCGAGTCCAGCATCTCCAGCCTCCTCCAGCAGTTCACCGACGCCTGGGCGCGCGGCGGCTCGGGCAGCGGCTACACCAGCCCGGCCATCCTCCCCACGAAGCGCATCGACTATGTCCTGCTCGGCTCCGCGTGGACCTCTCCGCCAACCACCAGCGTGGTGAACGCCGCGTCCCAATCCGATCACCGTCCGGTCGCCGCCACCGTCATCCTGCCGTGGAGCCAGACCCTCTTCGGAGACCGTGTCCCCAGCACCGCCGTCCAGGGCGACGACACGCGCGCCGTGGAGGTGGGCGTCCGGTTCCGCAGCAACGTCAGCGGCACGATCGAGGCCCTCCGGTTCTACCGGGGCACGTCCAACGCCAACGGCTACGTCGCCCACCTCTGGAGCAACACGGGCACGCTCCTGGCCCAGGTTCCGGTGAAGGATGGGCGCATCCCAGGCTGGCAGGAGGCTCCCCTCCCCACGCCCATCTCCATCACCGCGGGGACCGTCTATGTGGTCTCGTACTTCACGTCGAACGGGCAGTTCGCCCGGGACGTCTCGGGCCTGGCGAACGCGGTGGTCAGCGGCAACCTCACGGCCCCCGGCAGCGCCAGCGTGGGAGGCAACGGCGTTTTCCTCTACACGTCGAGCGGGGGTTTCCCGTCCAGCTCCTATAAAGATGCCAACTACTGGGCCGACGTCCGCTTCAAGCCCGCCGCCTCCCCATGAACACACCCTCCGGACAGCTCCTTCGCCTCGGTGACACGGACCTCTGGTACGAGGACAGAGGCTCGCCCGGTGCCCCTCTCATCGTGTTGCTGATGGGCAATGGCTGCGGCGCCTCCTTCTGGCCGGAGCCCTGGCTGGAGCAGCTCGTCCGCGGAGGCCGCCGCGTCATCCGCTTCGACTACCGCGACACGGGACGCTCGTCCCACATCGCCGACTTCGACCGGACGCCCTACAGCCTCGATGACCTCGAGCGGGACGTGCTGGGGCTCCTGGCCCACCTGGGCCTCGGCCAGGTGCACTGGGCCGGCCTCTCCATGGGCGGCTTTCTGGCGCTGCGGCTGGCCACCCGGCATCCGGGGACCGTGGCCTCGCTCACCAGCATGATGTCCACACCGGACTACGCCGTGCTGCTCCACACCTTCATGGGGGGCGAGGCGCCCACGTCCGGGCTCCCGCCCCCCCGGCAGGACTGGCTCGAAGCACTCTCGAAAATTCCCCCGGGGCTGCCGCCGCTGGAGCTGTCGGTGGAGAGCTGGCGGCTCGCCAATGGGAGCCGGGCGCCGTTCGACGCGGAGTACTGGCGCGGCCTCCAGCGTCTCGCGGAGACGCGGGGCGATGACGCCCTCGCCGGAGACCACCACCGGCGGGCCTGCGAGCGCATCACCGGCAAGAATCAACTGGAGGCGCTGCGGCACGTCACAGCCCCGTGCCTGTTCATCCAGGGCTCGGAGGATCCGATCTTCGTGCCCGCGCACGCCGAGGCCGCGGCCCGGGCCGCACCCGCGGGGAAGCTGCGCGTCATCGACGGGATGGGGCATGCCCTCAACCCCGCTTTCTTCGAGCCTCTGGCCCAGGCGCTCCTGGCGCACACGGGGGCGGTGCCCCGGGGACCGTGATACCGTTGGCCTGTGACTTCCGGCACATGGCCTCCGGCGCCCTCCCCTGTTAGTGAAAGGCGTTCCGTCACACCGTCCTCCCTGCGTCTCTTCCTCGCCGGAATCCTGATGTGGGCCGCCGCTGGCTACTCTCCCCTCGGAGAATTGCTCTTCGAACCCGCGAGCCGGACGGAGCCCGCCCTCCAGCTCTGGCTGCTCTGCTTCCTCACCTTCGGCGTGGCGTTCTGGCTCAGCGCCCGGCACAAGGGCGCCGGAGCCATCTGGCTGCTGGGCTTGCAGACCGCGGCGGCGATGGGCGTTCTGGCCACCGGCCATGACGGCTCCGAGGGCGTGCTCCTGTGCATCGTCGCCGCGCAGGCCCCCTCCCTCCTGCCCTCGCGGCGGGCCACCCAGTGGGTGGTGGGCCTGGCCGTGCTGACCGCCACCGTCTACTTCGTCCTCCTTCCCTTCGAGAGCGCGTGGCCGATGGCCGCCATCTTCGCGGGCTGCATGGGCTTCACCACCATGGTGGCGCGCCTCCAGCAGCGCGAGGCCGAGGGGCGCCGCGAGCTGGCCCGGTTGCACACGGAGCTCAAGGCCGCCCAGGTGCTGCTCGCCGACCGCGAGCGCGAGCAGGAGCGGCTGCGCATCTCCCGCGAGCTGCATGACTCGCTGGGGCACCACCTCACCGCCCTCTCGCTCAACCTGGAGGCCGCCTCGCACACCGTCACCGGCCCGGGCGAGGAGCACGTCCGGCGGGCCCACAAGGTGGCCCGGACCCTCCTGGGCGAGGTCCGCGAGGTGGTGTCCTCCATGCGCGACGGGCCCTCGCAGCTCGGGCCTTCGCTGCAAGCGCTCGCCGAGGGCGTGCCCGGGCTCGACGTCCACCTCCAGGTCCCCGACAAGCTCTCCATCCCGGACCCGGTGGCGGCCCAGTCGGTGTTCCGCTGTGTCCAAGAGGTCATCACCAACACGCTGCGCCACGCCTCCGCGAAGAACCTGTGGATCGACGTCATCGCCACGGACGAGGGCGGCATCCAGGTGCACGCCCGGGACGACGGAAAGGGCGCCGCCACGCTCAAGCCCGGCACGGGGCTCACGGGCATGCAGGAGCGCTTCGCCCAGCTGGGCGGCAAGGTGGAGCTGCGCCCCGCGGGAGGCCAGGGCATGGAGCTGGTGGCCTGGCTGCCCGCCCGAGGAGGTGAAGGATGATCACCATCGTCTTGGTCGATGACCACGCCCTCATCCGGGAGGGCATCCGCAGCCTGCTGGAGTTCACCCCGGACCTGCGCGTCGTGGGCGAGGCCTCCGACGGCGAGGAGGCCGTGAAGCGCGTGCAGGAGCTGTCCCCGGACATCGTCCTCATGGACGTGCGGATGCCGCGCATGAACGGGCTGGAGGCCCTGCGCGAGATGCGCCGCCTGAACCCGGAGCGCCGCGTGGTGCTGCTCACCACCTTCGACGAGGACTCGGCCGTGGTGGAGGCGCTGCGCGCGGGCGTCAAGGGCTTCCTCCTCAAGGACGTGACGCGCGACCAGCTCGCCGACGCCATCCGCCGGGTCGCCAACGGCGAGACGCTGCTGCCGCCCGGGGTCGCCGAGCGCGTGCAGCGCGGCTTCTCGGAGCTGCCGCAGGAGTTCCCCCACGCCCCCCTGCCGGAGGGGCTCACCCGCCGGGAGCTGGAGGTCATGCGCCTCATCGCCCGCGGCATGAGCAACCGGGAGATCGCCACCGTGCTGGGCACCGCCGAGGGGACAGTGAAGAACCAGACGTCCAACATCCTCGCCAAGCTGGGCGTCCGGGACCGCACCCGGGCGGTTCTCCGGGCCATGGAGCTGGGCTGCCTCTGATCCGGTAAGCTGCCGCCCCCGCGTGAGTGAGTCCCCCGTCCCAGCCGTCACCTACTTCGATCCCCAGCCGGCTCCGGAGGAGCTGCCGGAAAGGCTGGCGAACCCGTTCGCCCCCGGGCTGCCCCATCCCCTGGCGCGCCGCGCCGCCGAGGCGCTGCAGGAGCGCCTTCGCGCGGGAGACCTCGCCCCCGGGCTGCGGCTCGAAGAGCTCGACGAGCCGGGGCGGGGCAAGATGTTCGGGGTGCTGGCCGTCGAGGCGCCGGATGGCCGCATCGGCTACCTCTGCGGCTTCTCGGGCATGCTCGATGGCCGCTGGCACATCGAGGGCTTCGCGCCGCCGCTCTTCGACGTGGCCGCGCGCGATGCCTTCTGGCCTGCCGGAGAGGCCGAGCTGCGCGCCCTGGACAGCCTCCATGCGGAGCTGGTCCACGGGGCCGAGCCCGTGACGCTGCGGGCCCGGCTCGCGGAGCTGACCGCGCGCCACGGGGCCGCCGCCGCCCAGCTTCAGGAGCGCCACGAGGCCAACCGCCGCCACCGGCACGGCGCGCGCCAGCGCCTGGCCGAAGGCGTGGGAGAGGAAGAACGGCAGGCCGCGCTGCATGCCCTCGGACAGGAAAGCCGGGCCGATGCCGCCGAGCGCCGGCGGCTGGAGGCCGCGCACCACGAGGAGCGCGAGGGGCTGGCCTCCGCGCTCCGGGCTCTCGACGTGCGCCGCGCGGGGCTCGAACAGCACCGCGCCGAGCGCTCCCGGCAGCTCTGGCAGCAGATGGCCTACACCTATGTCATTCCGAATGCCCGGGGTGAAACCCAGCCGCTGGGCGTGCTGTTCGCCCCTGAGCCGCCCCCGGGGGGCGCGGGCGACTGCGCCGCGCCCAAGCTCCTCGCGCAGGCGTACCGCCACCGCCTGAAGCCCCTGGCCCTCGCCGAGTTCTGGTGGGGCGCACCGCCCCTCACCGGAGAGCGGCACGCGGGCCTGTATTACCCCGCCTGCCGCAGCAAGTGCGGCGAGGTCTTGCCGTACATGCTGCAAGGCCTCCTGACCGAGCCAGCGCCCCCCGAGGAAGCACCGGGCAAGGACGAGGCGCTGCGGGTCGTCTACGAGGATCCCTGGCTGCTCGTCGTCGACAAGCCCTATGGCCTCCTGTCGGTCCCCGGCCGTCACTCGCCACACCGGGACTCGGTGCTCGTCCGCCTCCGGCAACGGACCCCCGAAGGCCCCGAGCCGTTCATCGTCCACCCCCTCGAAAGCGACTGCTCCGGGCTCCTGCTCGCCGCCAAGGACGCGGACACCCACGTGGCCCTCCAGCGGCAGTTCGCGCGCCAAGAGGCCAGCAAGTGGTACGCGGCCTGCCTCGAAGGCCCCGTCCCGGGAGACCACGGCGCCGTGGAGCTGCCGCTTCGCGCCAACCCGGAGGACCGCCCCCGCCACATCGTCGATCCGGTCCGTGGCAAGCGCGCCCTCACGGAGTGGCGGGTCGTGCGCAGGGACGGCCCCCGGACCTGGGTGGCGCTCTTGCCGCTCACGGGCCTGCCGCACCAGCTGCGCGTCCATGCCGCGCACCCACTCGGGCTCGGGGCTCCCATTGCCGGGGACCGGCTCTACGGGGGAAGCCCGGGTCCGCGCCTGCTGCTCCACGCCGAGGTGTTGACGGTTCTCCACCCGCACACGGGCGAGCCCCTCCACCTGGAGTGCCCCGCGCCCTTCTGAGCAACGGCTCCTGGCCTCCGGGGCCCCGGGCTGGATTTCCTTTTCCCTGGGCAGTAGCTTGCCGGGCCCTTTCCCTTTCCCCACAGAAGGCAATCCATGAGCGTGAAGGACACTCAGAGTCTGGAGACCATCTGCGTGCATGCGGGCGTCGAGCCCGACCCCAAGCACGGGGCCATCATGACGCCCATCTACCAGACGTCCACGTACGTTCAGCCCGCCCCGGGCCAACCCCTCACGTATGACTATTCGCGCGGTGGCAACCCCACCCGCGCGGCGCTGGAGACGTCGCTCGCGGCGCTGGAGCGCGCCAAGCACGCCCTCTCCTACGCCTCGGGGCTCGCCGCCGAGCAGGCCATCATGCAGGTGCTGGAGCCGGGCGCCCGCGTCATCGTCTCCGAGGACGTGTATGGCGGCACCGGGCGGCTGTTCCGCAAGCTGTTCGCGCGCTACGGCTTCCAGTTCGACTTCCTGGACCTGCGCGACCTGAACGCCGTGGCCGCCGCCGTGGACAACAAGACCCAGCTCATCTGGGTGGAGACGCCCACCAACCCGCTGCTGCGCATCGTCGACATCGCGGGCATCTGCGCCATCGCGAAGAAGGCCGGGGCCAAGGTCGTCGTCGACAACACGTTCACCTCGCCCATCTTCCAGCAGCCGCTCTCGCTGGGCGCGGACCTCGTCATCCACAGCACCACCAAGTACATCGGGGGCCACAGCGATCTCATCGGTGGCGCGCTGATGACCAACGACGACGAGCTGGCGGAGAAGCTGCGCTTCGTGCAGTTCGCCGGCGGCGCGGTCAACTCGCCCTTCGAGTGCTTCATGCTGCTGCGCAGCATCAAGACGCTCGCGCTGCGCATGGAGCGCCACAACACCAACGCGCTGGCGTTCGCCCGGGCCCTGGAGGACAGCGGGGACTTCCAGAGCGTCATCTACCCCGGCCTCGAGTCCCACCCCCAGCACGCGCTGGCGCGCAAGCAGATGAGCGGCTTTGCCGGCGTGGTGTCCGTCTACCTCAAGCGGGACATGGCGGGGGTGACCCGGTTCCTCCAGAACCTGCGCCTCATCGCGCTGGCCGAGAGCCTGGGCGGCGTGGAGTCCCTGGCCAATCACCCCGAGCAGATGACGCACGCGAGCGTGCCGCCCGAGCTGCGCCAGAAGCTGGGCATCAACGCGCAGCTCGTGCGCTTCTCCATCGGCATCGAGAACGTAAATGACCTGATTGCCGACGTGCGTCAGGCTCTGCAACGCTGACTTGTCTTTCAGGTAAAATAGAGGTTACGCACAAAAACTGCTTAACCTCTATTTCTTGATATTGTTTAGTGGCCCTCCCGAAAGGCAGGGCCCCCCGATGTTCCCCATCCGTTCGTTGTTCCGCGGCGCCATGGCGCGCGCCGTCGTTCCCGCTTCCCTGATGATGCTCGCGGCCTGTGGGCCGGAGTCGCTGGATGAACTCACCGGCGAGTTGGAAGGTGCCCTCGCCAACGGCGTGGGCTCCACGGCGGCCCGGGCGGCGCTGGCGAAGCGCTGGGCCCCCGTGCACTACCAGGACGTGGACGTGACGGGCTCGCACTCGCTCTCCGGCCGGTCCGACTACATCGCGCGCGTGGACTTCGACGGGGACTGGGTGGGCACGAACAACTGGGACAACACCAGCTCACGGGCGCTCCCCGCGCACGCGTACCACTCGGTCGTCGAGACCAGCTCGCACTGGTACATCGTCTACACGTTCTTCCACCCGCGCGACTGGGCGGACTCCATCTTCGACACGGAGCACGAGAACGACGGCGAGGGCGTGCTGCTCGTGGTGGCGCGGGATGGCAGCGAGTTCGGCAAGCTCGAGGGCGCCGTCACCGTGGCCCACAAGGACTTCTTCTCCTACGTGCCGGATGGCAGCCCGCTGGGCTCGGGCGCGGAGTCGCTGGACGGAAAGCTCTCCTTCGCGAACTTCGAGGGCGTCAACCACCCCATCACCGCCCAGGAGGCCAAGGGCCACGGGCTCAAGGCCTGGCCGGGCTACGACATCGTCGGGGACGGCGTGAAGTACTTCCCGTCGCTCACCACCGCCGAGGAGCCCGCGTCGGCCAGCGACTCGGACGTGCGCTACAAGCTCATCGACATCTACGGGCCCGAGGGGCTCTGGGCGCGCCGGCAGCTCGGCTCGCTGTTCGCCTCGGATGGCACGTTCGCGGGGGACACCAGCGGCGACTGCGGCTACGTGAAGAGCCTGTGCTCCACCAACTCGGCGAACGCGCCCTGGGGCTGGGATGACCAGAACGACGGGTCCATTCAGCGCGGAGAGATCGCCACCGACCCGGCCAAGCTCTCGGCCTACTACTTCACCCCGTCCGGGAGCTTCTCCACGGCGTACACGTTCAACCCCTTCCGGGGCGTGGGCGGAGACCCGAACGCGCCCTGAGGCCCTCCGGAGGCCACCCAAGGCGCTGGAAGGAGCCCGCGACAAGCGGGCTCACACTCTGCACGGGGGACCGGCCTGTACCGGAGCCTCTCAGGCGCGGCTACCCGTTGCGGCGCACCATCGAGACCTCGAACTGCCGGTCAGAGACGTAGCCGTTGGCCTGCTTGCCCGGGCGGTACATCTTGCCGGTGTCCTCCATGTAGAAGCGGTTGTCCGGGTTGGTGTCGGCCCCCTTGGACGTCTGCGTCGTGCCTGGGTCGTGAAAGGTGTAGTAGGCACGGCCCTTGTCGTCGACGCCGCGGCCGGTAATGACCACGAAGTGGTCCGTGAGCCCGTCCGCGTTGTAGTTGGCGTCCTTGTGGCTGACGCCCACGACCACGGGCTTGCCCGCATCGAGCTGTGAGTCGATGTACTTGCGGCCCTCGGCGGCCTTTTTCGGGTCCACCGTCACCTGGCCCTTGGAGTTCTCCCCCGTGGCCACCTGAATGCGGTCGCCGGGGCCCGTCACGTTGGCGCCGGCCGCCTTGGCCATGGAGACCGCCGCCTTGAAGCACGCTTTGCCGCCCGGGGTGTAGCCGTGGCCGCCCTCGAACTGGCTGTAGTACGGGACCTTGACCTGCTTGGCCTCGGCCGAGACCGGCTTGTTGACGGAGCCCGTGCCGGTCACCGGCTTGCCGT is a genomic window of Stigmatella erecta containing:
- a CDS encoding response regulator; protein product: MITIVLVDDHALIREGIRSLLEFTPDLRVVGEASDGEEAVKRVQELSPDIVLMDVRMPRMNGLEALREMRRLNPERRVVLLTTFDEDSAVVEALRAGVKGFLLKDVTRDQLADAIRRVANGETLLPPGVAERVQRGFSELPQEFPHAPLPEGLTRRELEVMRLIARGMSNREIATVLGTAEGTVKNQTSNILAKLGVRDRTRAVLRAMELGCL
- a CDS encoding DUF4082 domain-containing protein; this translates as MTYNIKHGELSSLETVANVIKAQAPDLVALQEVDVLTVRSNKVDQAARLGQLTGMFYSFIPSLTNYDSGQYGLALLSRYPIRSAQRVPLRSAAEQRVLALFEVELEPSRLIPVAVTHFGTTGASERVQQAEDIKAALAGKPWALLGGDLNASPSESSISSLLQQFTDAWARGGSGSGYTSPAILPTKRIDYVLLGSAWTSPPTTSVVNAASQSDHRPVAATVILPWSQTLFGDRVPSTAVQGDDTRAVEVGVRFRSNVSGTIEALRFYRGTSNANGYVAHLWSNTGTLLAQVPVKDGRIPGWQEAPLPTPISITAGTVYVVSYFTSNGQFARDVSGLANAVVSGNLTAPGSASVGGNGVFLYTSSGGFPSSSYKDANYWADVRFKPAASP
- a CDS encoding pseudouridine synthase — translated: MSESPVPAVTYFDPQPAPEELPERLANPFAPGLPHPLARRAAEALQERLRAGDLAPGLRLEELDEPGRGKMFGVLAVEAPDGRIGYLCGFSGMLDGRWHIEGFAPPLFDVAARDAFWPAGEAELRALDSLHAELVHGAEPVTLRARLAELTARHGAAAAQLQERHEANRRHRHGARQRLAEGVGEEERQAALHALGQESRADAAERRRLEAAHHEEREGLASALRALDVRRAGLEQHRAERSRQLWQQMAYTYVIPNARGETQPLGVLFAPEPPPGGAGDCAAPKLLAQAYRHRLKPLALAEFWWGAPPLTGERHAGLYYPACRSKCGEVLPYMLQGLLTEPAPPEEAPGKDEALRVVYEDPWLLVVDKPYGLLSVPGRHSPHRDSVLVRLRQRTPEGPEPFIVHPLESDCSGLLLAAKDADTHVALQRQFARQEASKWYAACLEGPVPGDHGAVELPLRANPEDRPRHIVDPVRGKRALTEWRVVRRDGPRTWVALLPLTGLPHQLRVHAAHPLGLGAPIAGDRLYGGSPGPRLLLHAEVLTVLHPHTGEPLHLECPAPF
- a CDS encoding trans-sulfuration enzyme family protein, which gives rise to MSVKDTQSLETICVHAGVEPDPKHGAIMTPIYQTSTYVQPAPGQPLTYDYSRGGNPTRAALETSLAALERAKHALSYASGLAAEQAIMQVLEPGARVIVSEDVYGGTGRLFRKLFARYGFQFDFLDLRDLNAVAAAVDNKTQLIWVETPTNPLLRIVDIAGICAIAKKAGAKVVVDNTFTSPIFQQPLSLGADLVIHSTTKYIGGHSDLIGGALMTNDDELAEKLRFVQFAGGAVNSPFECFMLLRSIKTLALRMERHNTNALAFARALEDSGDFQSVIYPGLESHPQHALARKQMSGFAGVVSVYLKRDMAGVTRFLQNLRLIALAESLGGVESLANHPEQMTHASVPPELRQKLGINAQLVRFSIGIENVNDLIADVRQALQR
- a CDS encoding alpha/beta fold hydrolase; its protein translation is MNTPSGQLLRLGDTDLWYEDRGSPGAPLIVLLMGNGCGASFWPEPWLEQLVRGGRRVIRFDYRDTGRSSHIADFDRTPYSLDDLERDVLGLLAHLGLGQVHWAGLSMGGFLALRLATRHPGTVASLTSMMSTPDYAVLLHTFMGGEAPTSGLPPPRQDWLEALSKIPPGLPPLELSVESWRLANGSRAPFDAEYWRGLQRLAETRGDDALAGDHHRRACERITGKNQLEALRHVTAPCLFIQGSEDPIFVPAHAEAAARAAPAGKLRVIDGMGHALNPAFFEPLAQALLAHTGAVPRGP
- a CDS encoding sensor histidine kinase, whose amino-acid sequence is MWAAAGYSPLGELLFEPASRTEPALQLWLLCFLTFGVAFWLSARHKGAGAIWLLGLQTAAAMGVLATGHDGSEGVLLCIVAAQAPSLLPSRRATQWVVGLAVLTATVYFVLLPFESAWPMAAIFAGCMGFTTMVARLQQREAEGRRELARLHTELKAAQVLLADREREQERLRISRELHDSLGHHLTALSLNLEAASHTVTGPGEEHVRRAHKVARTLLGEVREVVSSMRDGPSQLGPSLQALAEGVPGLDVHLQVPDKLSIPDPVAAQSVFRCVQEVITNTLRHASAKNLWIDVIATDEGGIQVHARDDGKGAATLKPGTGLTGMQERFAQLGGKVELRPAGGQGMELVAWLPARGGEG